A stretch of Microtus pennsylvanicus isolate mMicPen1 chromosome 5, mMicPen1.hap1, whole genome shotgun sequence DNA encodes these proteins:
- the LOC142850899 gene encoding olfactory receptor 5P76-like — MAFLKDGNHTAVTEFILLGLTDDPVFRVILFIIILCIYLVTVSGNLSTILLIRVSSQLHHPMYFFLSHLASADIGYSSSVTPNMLVNFLVKRSTITYCGCAIQLGSGAFFGTVECFVLAAMAYDRFIAICNPLLYFMKMSTQVCVQLLIVAYISGFLNASSFTISFFSFFFCGPNRINHFFCDFTPLVELSCSDDSVSIVLATISVGTVIVITVLVIIVSYTYILITILKMRSTEGRQKAFSTCTSHLTAVTLFYGTITFIYVMPKSSYSTDQNKVLSVFYMVVIPMLNPLIYSLRNNEIKGALKRQFGRKIFS; from the coding sequence ATGGCTTTCCTGAAGGATGGAAACCACACTGCAGTGACAGAGTTTATTTTATTGGGCCTGACAGATGACCCAGTTTTTAGAGTCATCCTCTTCATCATCATCCTGTGCATCTACCTGGTCACCGTGTCTGGAAACCTCAGCACCATCCTCCTCATCAGAGTCTCTTCCCAGCTCCATCAccccatgtacttttttctcAGTCACTTGGCCTCTGCTGACATAGGCTACTCATCTTCTGTCACACCCAATATGCTTGTCAACTTCCTGGTGAAGAGAAGTACCATTACCTACTGTGGATGTGCTATTCAACTTGGCTCAGGTGCTTTCTTTGGAACAGTTGAGTGCTTTGTTCTGGCTGCAATGGCTTATGATCGCTTCATAGCAATCTGTAACCCACTGCTTTATTTCATGAAGATGTCCACACAAGTCTGTGTCCAGTTGCTTATAGTAGCATACATAAGTGGTTTTCTTAATGCCTCCTCCTttaccatttcctttttttcttttttcttctgtgggCCAAACAGAATCAATCACTTTTTCTGTGATTTTACTCCGTTAGTTGAACTCTCCTGCTCAGATGACAGTGTCTCTATTGTTCTTGCCACTATTTCTGTTGGCACTGTGATTGTGATCACAGTGTTGGTAATTATTGTCTCCTACACctacatcctcatcaccatcctgaAGATGCGCTCCACTGAAGGCCGTCAGaaggccttctccacctgcacCTCCCACCTCACTGCAGTCACTCTGTTCTATGGGACCATCACCTTCATCTATGTGATGCCCAAGTCCAGCTACTCCACAGACCAGAACAAGGTGTTGTCTGTATTCTATATGGTGGTGATCCCCATGTTAAATCCACTCATATACAGCCTTAGGAATAATGAGATCAAGGGTGCTCTAAAGAGACAATTTGgtaggaaaatattttcttag
- the LOC142850900 gene encoding olfactory receptor 5P79, which translates to MALLEDGNHIAVTEFILLGLTDDPVLRVVLFTIILCIYLVTVSGNLSTILLIRVSSQLHHPMYFFLSHLASVDIGISSSVTPNMLANFLVERNTISYLGCAIQLGSAAFFGSTESFILATMAYDRFVAICSPLLYSTKISTQICVQLLIGSYIGGFLNASFFTISFFSFIFCGPNRINHFFCDFTPLVELSCSYNSVLIIVDSFSAGSIIVITVFVIAISYTYILITILKMRSTEGRHKAFSTCTSHLTAVIVFYGTVTFIYVMPKSTYSTDQNKVLSVFYMVVIPMLNPLIYSLRNNEIKDALKRQLSKKTFS; encoded by the coding sequence ATGGCTCTCCTGGAGGATGGGAACCACATTGCAGTGACAGAGTTCATTCTATTGGGCCTGACAGATGACCCAGTCCTTAGAGTCGTCCTCTTCACCATCATCCTGTGCATCTACCTGGTGACTGTGTCTGGGAACCTCAGCACCATCCTCCTCATCAGAGTCTCTTCCCAGCTCCATCAccccatgtacttttttctgAGTCACTTGGCTTCTGTTGACATAGGCATCTCATCTTCTGTCACTCCCAATATGCTTGCCAATTTCTTGGTAGAGAGAAACACCATCTCCTACCTTGGCTGTGCCATCCAACTTGGCTCAGCTGCTTTCTTTGGATCAACTGAGTCCTTCATTCTGGCTACCATGGCTTATGATCGTTTTGTGGCAATCTGTAGCCCACTGCTTTATTCAACCAAAATATCCACACAAATCTGTGTCCAGTTGCTTATAGGATCATATATTGGTGGTTTTCTTAATGCTTCTTTTTTcaccatttccttcttttcttttatattctgtgGACCAAACAGAATCAATCACTTTTTCTGTGATTTTACTCCATTAGTTGAACTCTCCTGTTCTTATAACAGTGTCCTCATAATTGTTGATTCATTTTCTGCTGGATCCATCATTGTGATCAcagtgtttgtcatagccatTTCCTACACCTACATCCTCATCACCATTCTGAAGATGCGCTCTACTGAGGGCCGCCACAAGGCCTTTTCCACCTGCACCTCGCACCTCACTGCAGTGATTGTATTCTATGGGACTGTCACATTCATCTATGTGATGCCCAAGTCCACCTACTCCACAGACCAGAACAAAGTGTTATCTGTGTTCTACATGGTGGTGATCCCCATGTTGAACCCCCTCATCTACAGTCTCAGGAATAATGAGATTAAGGATGCTCTGAAGAGACAGCTAAGTAAGAAAACATTTTCCTAG